GGGCGAAACAACCTTAACGCTGATGCCTATCGATCATGATTTAACGCGAATATCAGTAGAGCCGTGGTGTTTTCAGCCGCGTGAAGTGACTGTTGTGTTTGAAGGACGGATTTTGGAGGAGAAATTTACTGACGAGCTAACCATGCGCGATCGCCTTGGTCAGGCTCCCTGGGTGACCCTGACAGCGACTCTTTACCCGACAGATAAAGAGGCAACCGTGAAACAAGGTTAGGAAAACAATCGTTTTGAATGTTAGTTGGGATCAAGCCTTTGCCATTTAGCTAAATAAGCTAGAGCAAAATCCGTCTTCTGGTCGCCATCCTGGCCATCTTCTAGTGTTAGGGTCGAACCAAGAGGAGGGCGTAATGGCTCGGTTTCGACCTACGCGGCGACAGGTTATTCAAGCAGCGGGTGGAGCTAGTCTTCTGACGCTCTGGGGCTGCAATCGGCAGGAACAAGCAATGGTGACGCTATACACATTTGGCGACTCGATTTTAGACTGCGGACGATACAACGAGTTTGGGGTGCACCCAGGACAGCTCCTGGTGCAGAACGATGATCGCCTGTTTCCTGAATTTCAAGGTCAAGACTTGGTCGCGCGCGGCCCTGCTCGCCTGGAACACCGAGCCCAAGATGGGGCCACGGTTGAAGATCTGCTGTTTCAGGGGCGGGGATTACGGGTCGAGGGAGATGCGATCGCACTCATTACCATCGGCGGCAATGATCTGCTGCGCGGCCTAATTCAAGACACAGGCCCAGGAATTGCAGCCTTTGCCAATGCCCTCGATACGTTCATCCAGCAGTTACCTATTCGTCCTGTTTTACTGGGCAATGTCTACGACCCCACTTTGGGAGACGACAGCCGCAACTTTTTAGGGATTGACGCAGGCACTGCCCGTAACAATCTCCAGCGCATGAATGGGGCAATTCAAGACATTGCCAATCGCTATGGGCAATTCGTCGATCTCCAGGCTCACTTTTTGAAAGGCGACTCGTCCTGGTTTACCGCCACCATTGAGCCCAGCTTGCGAGGAGCATCGGAAGTGCGGCGAGCTTTTCTCCCCTATGTCCTCGACAAAATCTAATAAGGTTAGGCCAGA
The nucleotide sequence above comes from Pseudanabaena sp. FACHB-2040. Encoded proteins:
- a CDS encoding SGNH/GDSL hydrolase family protein: MARFRPTRRQVIQAAGGASLLTLWGCNRQEQAMVTLYTFGDSILDCGRYNEFGVHPGQLLVQNDDRLFPEFQGQDLVARGPARLEHRAQDGATVEDLLFQGRGLRVEGDAIALITIGGNDLLRGLIQDTGPGIAAFANALDTFIQQLPIRPVLLGNVYDPTLGDDSRNFLGIDAGTARNNLQRMNGAIQDIANRYGQFVDLQAHFLKGDSSWFTATIEPSLRGASEVRRAFLPYVLDKI